The sequence below is a genomic window from Terriglobia bacterium.
CCGCTGAAGATATGGATTTTCGGCTGAAGATTGCGATTTTCCTGCGAGACTGTTTTCTTCCGCCGAACCTTTTATCCCTCAACTGAACTTTTCAATTTTCCCGATGCGCCCTCCGCGATCCGGTGAAAATTTAGATTGTCACGCGGCAATTCAAATCTTTGCCGCAGACGTTCGTCCTCCAGCGGTCGATTTGAATGTTCGCGCAGCTTTTCAATTGTTCCGTTGCGGTTTCGAATTTCCGGTGAAACGGCCAACGTTCGGCTGACGATTTGAATTTTTGGCTAGAGCGGCCGATCTTCGCGGATTGCTTTGAATGTTCCGGGAAACGGTTCAAACTTCGGCGACGATCAGCGAGATTATCAAAACTGGAACGTCAGATAATGGAGACGCCGTGGACGAAAGGCCCATTAACGATCCGGCAAATCCAGGAGCACGGGTTCGCGAAGCGGAAGCGGCCTGCCTACACCACAGTGCAGACGACGGTCTACCGTCTGGAGGCGAAGAGCGCGGTTCGCCGCGCCAGCAAGATCAGTAACGCGCACGTCTTTGAACCTGTCCTTTCCCGGGACGCTGCGGGCGGACGCCTGCTGGATGAGCTATTGAGTTTTTTTGGAGGCGGGCTCCAGCCGGTGATTGCGCATTTGATCGAGTCGGGCAAGTTTACGGCTGAGGATGTGAAGCAGGCGGAGAAGACGTTGCGTGACTTCGCGAAAAGGGAGAAACCGAATGAATTCAGGATGGCTCTCCGCAGTAGCAAATCACCTGTGGCAATCCACGCTCGTCACGCTGTTGGCAGGGATGCTGGTTTTGCTGGTCAAAACGTGCGGAGCGCATGTCCGCTACTGGATATGGTTCGCTGCATCCGTGAAATTCCTCGTGCCGTTCTCTCTCCTGATCGCCCTGGGAAGTGGGGTGAAATGGCGGTCGGCTCCGCCTATCGTGGCATCTGCTTCCGTGGCTATAGTGGCCATCACGTGACGGCGCTGAACGCCTCCGCCTGGCTACAGCGCAGCCGGCAGCGGAGCCGCGCTTGACACTTGCATTGCCCCGCCCTACGCTGAAACCATGATGACCGTAAAAATTGACCTTCCCGACGATCAGGCTGCCGCGTTGCGGGCAAAAGCTGCTGCGCAGGGTCTCAGTCTGGAAGAGTGGTTTCGCGCTCTCGCAGAGCGATCCGGCTCCCCGAATCCGGGCCAAAATGGGCGTGATACGAGGGCTATTTGGGATGTGATTGCCGAGAATATGAAGAATGTGCCCCCGGAAGATCTCGCCGCGCTTCCGAAAGATGGCGCCAGCCAGATTGATCACTACCTTTACGGCCATCCCAAGAGACCGTAGTGAAGGCTGTTTTTGCCGATACGTTTTATCGGGCGGCGCTGACCAGCACCGACGATAACGCCCACGATCGCGCACTTGCCGTCAGCCGCTCCCTGCAGCCGGATAAAATCGTAACGACCGACGAGGTCTTAAATGAATATCTCGCCTATTTCTCCAATGCCCGCCCGAGTGTCCGCGCCCAGGCAGGAAAAACCGTGGCCGATCTCCTCGTAAATCA
It includes:
- a CDS encoding nucleic acid-binding protein; the encoded protein is MKAVFADTFYRAALTSTDDNAHDRALAVSRSLQPDKIVTTDEVLNEYLAYFSNARPSVRAQAGKTVADLLVNQLVVVVPQSRESFLAGLQLYRARPDKGYSLTDCISMVTMRRESLMDALTNDRHFE
- a CDS encoding BlaI/MecI/CopY family transcriptional regulator, with product MNFWLERPIFADCFECSGKRFKLRRRSARLSKLERQIMETPWTKGPLTIRQIQEHGFAKRKRPAYTTVQTTVYRLEAKSAVRRASKISNAHVFEPVLSRDAAGGRLLDELLSFFGGGLQPVIAHLIESGKFTAEDVKQAEKTLRDFAKREKPNEFRMALRSSKSPVAIHARHAVGRDAGFAGQNVRSACPLLDMVRCIREIPRAVLSPDRPGKWGEMAVGSAYRGICFRGYSGHHVTALNASAWLQRSRQRSRA